One genomic region from Mesorhizobium terrae encodes:
- a CDS encoding primosomal protein N', translated as MKEDSPFMTAAPVLVPMPAERAYTYAVPEGMLVVPGSIVRVPLGPRLVAGVVWDGAVERVEAKKLRPIDHVFDCPPIDHDMRRFVDWIAQYTLTPPGLVARMLLRAPEAFDPEPWIEGLQRTAIAPDRMTAARARVLETADGGLAWTRSGLAHAAGVSSTVIDGLKAQGAFETVMIPPRPVVAPPDPTYARSELTPDQAAAAETLHASASAGAFGVTLLDGVTGSGKTEVYFEAVAAALDKGRQVLILLPEIALTHAFLERFQSRFGAKPAEWHSDLAPKTRERVWRQVAEGTVRVVAGARSALFLPFKELGLIVVDEEHDPAYKQEDRVFYNARDMAVVRGHIGAFPVVLASATPSVESQVNANQGRYGRVDLPTRFAEAALPTLRSIDMRRAPPPRGGFLSPLLVAEMGKTLEKGEQSLLFLNRRGYAPLTLCRVCGHRFGCPVCSSWLVEHRFRGQLVCHHCGHNEKRPDACPECGTFDHLVACGPGVERIAEEVVATFPEARTIVLSSDLVGGVRRLRLELEAIANGDADIVIGTQLVAKGHNFPNMTLVGVVDADLGLANGDPRAAERTFQLLSQVTGRAGRTGKKSLGLLQTYQPDHPVMKAIVSGDAAAFYEREIAERERAALPPFGRLAGIIVSAETRQEAEAHARGLRRAVPEASDIFVLGPAEAPLALVGGRHRFRLLIHGEKRSDIQGFVRRMLADGPKLRGSVRVSVDIDPQSFL; from the coding sequence ATGAAAGAAGATTCGCCCTTCATGACGGCCGCACCGGTGCTGGTGCCGATGCCCGCCGAACGCGCCTATACCTATGCCGTGCCCGAAGGCATGCTGGTGGTGCCGGGTTCCATCGTGCGCGTGCCGCTGGGACCGAGGCTGGTGGCGGGTGTCGTCTGGGACGGGGCGGTCGAACGGGTCGAGGCGAAGAAGCTGAGACCCATCGACCACGTCTTCGATTGCCCGCCGATCGACCACGACATGCGACGCTTCGTCGACTGGATCGCGCAATACACGCTGACGCCGCCGGGCCTTGTCGCGCGCATGCTGTTGCGTGCGCCGGAAGCTTTCGACCCCGAGCCGTGGATCGAAGGGCTGCAGCGCACCGCGATCGCGCCCGACCGGATGACGGCGGCGCGGGCGCGGGTGCTGGAAACCGCCGATGGCGGGCTGGCCTGGACCCGGTCGGGCCTCGCGCACGCGGCCGGCGTTTCCTCGACCGTCATCGACGGGCTGAAGGCACAAGGCGCGTTCGAGACGGTGATGATCCCGCCACGGCCCGTCGTGGCGCCGCCGGACCCGACCTATGCCCGGTCGGAACTGACGCCGGACCAGGCCGCGGCGGCGGAAACGCTGCACGCCAGCGCATCGGCCGGGGCCTTCGGCGTCACCCTGCTGGACGGCGTCACCGGCTCGGGCAAGACGGAGGTCTATTTCGAGGCGGTGGCGGCGGCGCTCGACAAGGGCAGGCAGGTGCTCATCCTGCTGCCGGAAATCGCGCTCACCCATGCCTTCCTGGAACGCTTCCAGTCGCGCTTCGGCGCCAAGCCGGCGGAATGGCATTCCGACCTCGCGCCAAAGACCCGCGAACGGGTGTGGCGGCAGGTGGCGGAAGGTACGGTGCGGGTGGTGGCCGGCGCGCGCTCGGCATTGTTCCTGCCGTTCAAGGAGCTTGGCCTGATCGTCGTCGACGAAGAACACGACCCGGCCTACAAGCAGGAGGACCGTGTCTTCTACAATGCGCGCGACATGGCGGTGGTGCGCGGCCATATCGGCGCGTTCCCGGTCGTGCTGGCTTCCGCCACGCCTTCGGTGGAAAGCCAGGTCAATGCCAATCAGGGCCGTTATGGCCGGGTCGACCTGCCGACGCGCTTCGCGGAGGCGGCGCTGCCCACCTTGCGCTCGATCGACATGCGCCGCGCGCCGCCGCCGCGCGGCGGCTTCCTGTCGCCGCTGCTCGTGGCGGAGATGGGCAAGACCCTGGAAAAGGGCGAGCAGTCGCTGCTGTTCCTCAACCGGCGCGGTTATGCGCCGCTGACGCTGTGCCGGGTCTGCGGTCACCGTTTCGGCTGTCCGGTCTGCTCGTCCTGGCTGGTCGAACACCGGTTCCGCGGACAGCTCGTCTGTCATCATTGCGGGCACAACGAGAAACGGCCTGACGCCTGCCCGGAATGCGGCACGTTCGACCATCTGGTGGCATGCGGGCCGGGCGTGGAGCGCATCGCCGAAGAGGTGGTGGCAACCTTTCCGGAAGCGCGGACCATCGTGCTCTCCTCCGACCTCGTCGGGGGCGTGCGGCGGCTGCGGCTCGAACTTGAGGCGATCGCCAACGGCGACGCCGATATCGTCATCGGCACGCAACTCGTCGCCAAGGGTCACAATTTCCCGAACATGACGCTGGTCGGCGTCGTCGATGCCGATCTCGGCCTCGCCAATGGCGACCCGCGCGCCGCCGAGCGCACGTTCCAGCTCTTGTCGCAGGTCACCGGCCGCGCCGGGCGCACCGGCAAGAAGAGCCTCGGCCTTTTGCAGACCTATCAACCGGACCACCCGGTGATGAAGGCGATCGTTTCGGGCGATGCCGCTGCCTTCTACGAGCGCGAGATCGCCGAGCGCGAACGTGCCGCGCTGCCGCCCTTCGGCCGGCTGGCCGGCATCATCGTCAGCGCGGAGACCCGGCAGGAAGCGGAGGCGCATGCGCGCGGCCTGCGTCGCGCGGTGCCCGAGGCGTCGGATATCTTCGTGCTGGGTCCCGCCGAAGCGCCGCTGGCGCTGGTCGGCGGCCGCCACCGGTTCCGTCTTTTGATCCATGGCGAGAAGCGTTCGGACATTCAGGGCTTCGTGCGCCGCATGCTGGCCGACGGGCCAAAGCTGCGCGGCTCGGTGCGGGTGAGCGTCGACATCGACCCGCAGAGTTTCCTTTGA
- a CDS encoding aspartate/glutamate racemase family protein: protein MKTLGLIGGMSWESTAIYYRLLNEIVRERLGGLHSAELLLYSFDFAAIAAHQSAGDWDAAARLLADVARRLEGAGAEGLLICTNTMHRMADEVQAAVSIPLIHIADATAGTMKRAGATKPALLATAFTMEQDFYKGRLARRHGMAPVVPDAEGRAMVHRVIYEELCRGVVSKASKTAYIAEVAKMRQANEIDSVIMGCTEITMLIGQDDFDLPVFDTTRIHAEAAVEFALG, encoded by the coding sequence ATGAAGACGCTTGGCCTGATCGGCGGCATGAGCTGGGAATCGACGGCGATCTACTATCGCCTGCTCAACGAGATCGTGCGGGAACGGCTTGGTGGGCTGCATTCGGCCGAGCTTTTGCTCTACTCATTCGATTTCGCCGCCATCGCGGCGCATCAGAGCGCCGGCGATTGGGATGCCGCCGCCAGGCTGCTTGCCGATGTCGCGCGCCGACTGGAGGGCGCCGGAGCGGAAGGCCTTCTGATCTGCACCAACACCATGCACCGCATGGCGGACGAGGTGCAGGCCGCCGTTTCCATCCCGCTCATCCATATCGCGGATGCCACGGCCGGTACGATGAAGCGGGCCGGGGCGACGAAGCCGGCGCTGCTCGCCACCGCCTTCACCATGGAACAGGATTTCTACAAGGGCAGGCTGGCGCGCAGGCACGGCATGGCCCCGGTCGTTCCCGACGCGGAAGGCCGCGCCATGGTCCACCGCGTCATCTATGAGGAACTGTGCCGTGGCGTGGTGAGCAAGGCATCGAAGACGGCCTATATCGCCGAGGTCGCGAAGATGCGGCAGGCCAACGAGATCGACAGCGTCATCATGGGTTGCACCGAAATCACCATGCTGATCGGCCAGGACGATTTTGACCTACCGGTGTTCGACACGACCAGGATCCACGCCGAAGCGGCGGTGGAGTTCGCGCTGGGTTGA
- a CDS encoding cupin domain-containing protein: MSSQGFEAEIFSGRRKRYYLGGLTAAAAIGASIAGFHALATSPRPATIHMAESASPVSASGRPVTEIKPISCTPLPDITGKAVTMAIVNFPPDAYTPRHRHPGNVTAFVLKGTLKSQLAGEPPMTYTEGQSWFEPTGAIHLYAENASKTEPASLLAMFIADENCGPLTIPMPDGHDGHAS, encoded by the coding sequence ATGAGCAGCCAGGGTTTCGAAGCCGAGATCTTCAGCGGCCGGCGCAAGCGGTACTATCTCGGCGGCCTGACCGCCGCCGCGGCGATCGGCGCCAGCATCGCCGGTTTCCATGCGCTGGCGACATCGCCGCGCCCGGCAACAATCCATATGGCCGAAAGCGCCTCGCCTGTCAGCGCGTCCGGCCGGCCGGTCACCGAGATCAAGCCGATTTCCTGCACGCCGCTGCCCGACATTACCGGCAAGGCCGTCACCATGGCGATCGTCAACTTCCCGCCCGACGCCTACACGCCGCGCCATCGCCATCCCGGCAATGTCACTGCCTTCGTGCTCAAGGGCACGCTCAAGTCACAGCTCGCCGGCGAGCCGCCAATGACCTACACCGAGGGGCAGAGCTGGTTCGAGCCGACCGGGGCGATCCACCTCTATGCCGAGAACGCCAGCAAGACCGAGCCGGCATCGCTGCTCGCCATGTTCATCGCCGACGAGAATTGCGGCCCCTTGACGATCCCGATGCCCGACGGACACGATGGCCACGCCAGTTAA
- a CDS encoding GNAT family N-acetyltransferase gives MKTELDFHPLSRERHVDAVAAFFERAADYVMFESGQLADASTAGAFFEDRAPGCDPGDSLKSACARADGGIIGIADMSFGYPEKPDAYIGLLLIDPGVRSQGVGRQFLECLVNEARLRKCKRMPVAVLDENARGRAFWEREGFVIEKSFEPRQIGSKVHVLHRLTRAL, from the coding sequence ATGAAAACCGAACTCGACTTTCATCCACTCTCGCGTGAACGGCACGTCGATGCGGTGGCGGCATTTTTCGAGCGGGCGGCCGACTATGTGATGTTCGAGAGCGGGCAGCTTGCCGATGCGTCGACAGCCGGCGCCTTCTTCGAAGACCGTGCGCCCGGCTGCGATCCCGGCGATTCGTTGAAATCCGCGTGCGCCAGGGCGGACGGCGGAATCATTGGCATTGCCGACATGTCTTTCGGCTATCCGGAAAAACCCGATGCCTATATCGGGCTCCTGCTCATCGATCCCGGCGTCCGTTCGCAAGGTGTTGGTCGGCAGTTCCTGGAGTGCCTCGTCAACGAGGCGCGGTTGCGGAAGTGCAAGCGGATGCCGGTCGCGGTGCTGGATGAAAATGCGCGCGGTCGGGCCTTCTGGGAACGCGAGGGATTTGTGATCGAGAAGAGTTTTGAACCACGACAGATCGGTTCCAAAGTCCACGTGTTACACCGGCTGACCAGAGCCTTGTGA
- a CDS encoding F0F1 ATP synthase subunit delta has product MAQTSSPISAVAERYASSLFELALEAKSVAKVEADLNSFDAMLAGSADLTRLIGSPVFSTEEQVRAISAIVDKAKIGGLAGDFLRVVAGNRRLFAVPGMIKAFRRIAAEHRGEVAAEVTSAHALTSAQETELKAALKSVAGKDVTIAVTVDPSLLGGMVVKMGSRQIDTSLKTKLNSLKLALKEVG; this is encoded by the coding sequence GTGGCCCAAACGTCCTCGCCAATCTCCGCTGTCGCTGAACGCTACGCGTCATCGCTTTTCGAGCTCGCGCTCGAAGCGAAATCCGTTGCCAAGGTCGAGGCCGACCTTAACAGCTTCGACGCGATGCTTGCCGGCAGTGCCGACCTGACGCGCCTCATCGGCAGCCCGGTCTTCTCGACCGAGGAGCAGGTCCGTGCCATTTCCGCCATCGTCGACAAGGCCAAGATCGGCGGTCTCGCCGGTGACTTCCTGCGTGTCGTGGCCGGCAACCGCCGCCTGTTCGCAGTGCCTGGCATGATCAAGGCGTTCCGCCGTATCGCCGCCGAACACCGCGGCGAAGTGGCGGCCGAGGTTACGTCGGCGCATGCGCTGACTTCCGCCCAGGAAACCGAACTCAAGGCCGCGCTGAAAAGCGTCGCGGGCAAGGATGTGACGATCGCCGTTACGGTCGATCCCTCGCTGCTCGGCGGCATGGTCGTGAAGATGGGCTCGCGCCAGATCGATACGTCGCTCAAAACCAAACTCAATTCGCTCAAGCTTGCACTGAAAGAGGTCGGCTGA
- a CDS encoding glutathione S-transferase family protein, which yields MSLTLYIHPLASFCHKVLIAFYENAVDFRSETVDLMEAGSTADHLARWPVGKIPVLHDGARNRVVPETSIIIEYVQQHYPGSLPMLPRNEEQRLDARLWDRFFDLYVGVPMQKIVTDRLRPAGGNDAIGVADAHRALDTAYAMIDGQMADKTWATGDDFTIADCAATPGLFFGSMVHPFAPDQHHLRAYFERLLARPSIKRTLEEARPFFSMFPYREVMPERFANGSAFA from the coding sequence ATGTCGCTGACGCTCTACATCCATCCGCTCGCCTCGTTCTGCCACAAGGTGCTGATCGCCTTCTATGAGAACGCTGTCGACTTCCGTTCCGAGACGGTTGACCTGATGGAAGCCGGCTCGACGGCGGACCATCTGGCTCGCTGGCCGGTGGGCAAGATCCCGGTGCTGCACGATGGCGCCCGCAACCGCGTGGTGCCGGAAACCAGCATCATCATCGAATATGTCCAGCAGCATTACCCCGGTTCGCTGCCGATGCTGCCCCGCAACGAGGAGCAGCGGCTGGACGCCCGCCTGTGGGATCGCTTCTTCGACCTTTATGTCGGCGTGCCGATGCAGAAGATCGTCACCGACCGGCTGCGCCCAGCCGGCGGCAACGATGCCATCGGCGTTGCCGACGCGCATCGCGCGCTCGACACCGCCTATGCGATGATCGACGGCCAGATGGCCGACAAGACATGGGCGACCGGCGACGATTTCACCATTGCCGATTGCGCCGCGACGCCCGGCCTGTTCTTCGGCTCGATGGTCCATCCATTCGCGCCCGACCAGCATCATCTGCGCGCCTATTTCGAGCGCCTGCTGGCACGGCCTTCGATCAAGAGAACGCTCGAGGAAGCGCGGCCGTTCTTCTCGATGTTCCCCTATCGCGAAGTGATGCCGGAGCGTTTCGCGAACGGCTCCGCTTTCGCCTGA
- a CDS encoding ArsR/SmtB family transcription factor, which yields MQQAQTLDRIFLALADPGRRGMIEQLARGPATVKELARPTNMRLPSAVKHLKVLEEGGIVASRKAGRTRTYSMRRDAFLAVNDWVQARETALNAAFDRLVQAIADMPEEE from the coding sequence ATGCAGCAAGCCCAAACTCTCGACCGCATCTTCCTGGCGCTCGCCGATCCCGGCCGGCGCGGCATGATCGAACAGCTGGCGCGCGGGCCGGCCACGGTGAAAGAACTGGCGCGACCAACCAACATGCGCCTGCCGTCGGCGGTGAAACACCTGAAAGTGCTGGAGGAGGGCGGCATCGTGGCGTCGCGCAAGGCCGGCCGCACCCGCACCTATAGCATGCGGCGGGATGCGTTCCTGGCCGTCAACGACTGGGTGCAGGCGCGCGAGACCGCGCTTAATGCGGCCTTCGACCGGCTCGTCCAAGCCATCGCCGATATGCCCGAAGAGGAATGA
- a CDS encoding MarR family winged helix-turn-helix transcriptional regulator — protein MATPVKQGDGIITRTKPEKPIPRAGEGKRGEDGYFGYLLRQAAGAYRYRMEAALVDLGITQPQFAVMAMLGAYPGLSNADLARTALLTPQTLSVIIANLEKAGLIVKRRHAANERIRQLELSEKGKTIYAEARDRVRLLEADLAAGYSQDEQKIVRRWLAAVTAGTRDG, from the coding sequence ATGGCCACGCCAGTTAAGCAGGGGGACGGCATCATAACCAGGACAAAGCCCGAGAAACCGATACCGCGTGCCGGCGAGGGCAAGCGTGGCGAGGATGGCTATTTCGGCTATCTGCTGCGCCAGGCCGCGGGTGCCTATCGCTACCGCATGGAGGCAGCCCTGGTCGATCTCGGCATCACCCAGCCGCAATTCGCGGTGATGGCGATGCTGGGCGCCTATCCCGGCCTCTCCAATGCCGATCTGGCGCGCACCGCGCTTTTGACGCCGCAGACGCTCAGCGTCATCATCGCCAATCTCGAAAAGGCCGGATTGATCGTCAAGCGCCGCCACGCCGCCAACGAACGCATCCGCCAGCTCGAATTGAGCGAAAAGGGCAAAACCATCTATGCCGAGGCGCGCGACCGCGTGCGTCTCCTGGAAGCCGACCTCGCCGCCGGCTATTCGCAGGACGAGCAGAAGATCGTCCGCCGCTGGCTCGCCGCCGTCACCGCCGGCACCCGGGACGGCTAG
- a CDS encoding SRPBCC family protein — protein sequence MAIEHKTFVVERMLAASPKHAFRFFSEPALKERWTGCHPDWTVLEERFDFQIGGVEAKRWRMTNGQEQTFLAHYLDIVPARRIIYAFDMTSAGERVSASLATVELMAEGAGTRMVFTEQMAYLGDAASMRQRIAGTGDGLDRLVDIIAMDVASVH from the coding sequence ATGGCTATCGAACACAAGACCTTCGTCGTCGAGCGCATGTTGGCGGCAAGTCCGAAACACGCCTTCCGCTTCTTTTCCGAGCCGGCGCTGAAGGAGCGCTGGACCGGCTGTCACCCCGACTGGACGGTGCTGGAGGAGCGCTTCGATTTCCAGATCGGCGGCGTCGAGGCCAAACGCTGGCGCATGACCAACGGACAGGAACAAACCTTCCTCGCCCATTATCTCGATATCGTGCCGGCCCGGCGCATCATCTATGCCTTCGACATGACGTCCGCGGGCGAGCGCGTCTCGGCCTCGCTGGCCACCGTCGAGCTGATGGCGGAGGGCGCCGGCACCCGCATGGTGTTCACCGAGCAGATGGCCTATCTCGGCGATGCGGCCTCGATGCGCCAGCGCATTGCCGGTACCGGCGACGGTCTGGACCGGCTGGTCGATATCATCGCCATGGATGTCGCCAGCGTGCATTGA
- a CDS encoding NAD-dependent epimerase/dehydratase family protein yields the protein MAHRIFVAGATGAIGRRLVPLLIEAGHTVWGTTRSASKATELQSAGANPVIVDVFDAAALSAAMLAARPTIVVHQLTDLPQGLDPARMATAIAGNARIRDEGTRNLIEAARKADVKRLIAQSIAWAYAPGPLPHGEQDPLDAGAEGPRAISVNGVIALERQVLGAPGMDGIVLRYGQLYGPGTGADAPKPGASVHVDAAAHAALLAVERGTAGAYNIAEPNEQVSTDKAVAELGWRAGFRRARA from the coding sequence ATGGCTCATCGGATTTTCGTCGCTGGCGCCACCGGGGCGATTGGACGCCGCCTCGTGCCGCTTTTGATCGAGGCAGGCCATACGGTCTGGGGCACGACCCGCTCCGCTTCCAAGGCGACGGAACTGCAGAGCGCCGGCGCCAATCCGGTGATCGTCGACGTGTTCGATGCAGCGGCCCTGTCGGCGGCGATGCTTGCCGCCCGCCCGACCATCGTCGTCCACCAGTTGACCGACCTGCCGCAAGGCCTCGACCCGGCGCGGATGGCCACCGCGATCGCCGGCAACGCCCGCATCCGCGACGAGGGCACCCGCAATCTGATCGAGGCGGCGAGAAAAGCCGACGTGAAGCGGCTGATCGCGCAGAGCATCGCCTGGGCCTATGCGCCCGGGCCACTGCCGCACGGCGAACAGGACCCGCTCGACGCCGGCGCTGAAGGTCCACGCGCCATAAGCGTGAACGGCGTCATCGCGCTGGAACGCCAGGTTCTTGGCGCACCCGGCATGGACGGCATCGTGCTGCGATACGGCCAGCTCTACGGCCCCGGCACCGGGGCGGACGCGCCGAAACCAGGCGCGTCGGTGCATGTCGACGCCGCAGCCCATGCCGCCCTGCTTGCCGTCGAGCGCGGCACGGCCGGCGCCTACAACATCGCCGAACCGAACGAGCAGGTGTCCACCGACAAGGCCGTCGCCGAGCTCGGCTGGCGTGCCGGTTTCAGGAGGGCCCGGGCATGA
- a CDS encoding DUF4345 family protein: MAFSFPWPTSHGEWLAWSSAAVTLVLGLALFFAPGLCFKLLRLQPKPEKPEAIAEGRARMAGFYLGVGLCAILLAQPLLYMALGFSWLFTAFGRILAMMSDGANTPYNWAAVVVEIVLAAMPLAFAFGFLP; the protein is encoded by the coding sequence ATGGCATTTTCGTTTCCATGGCCGACCAGCCACGGTGAATGGCTCGCCTGGTCGAGCGCGGCCGTCACGCTCGTCCTGGGTCTGGCGCTGTTCTTCGCGCCCGGCCTCTGCTTCAAGCTCCTGCGGCTCCAGCCCAAGCCGGAGAAACCCGAGGCGATCGCCGAGGGGCGCGCCCGCATGGCCGGTTTCTACCTGGGCGTCGGGCTGTGCGCGATCCTGCTTGCCCAGCCGCTGCTCTACATGGCGCTCGGCTTCTCCTGGCTGTTCACCGCCTTCGGAAGAATCCTCGCCATGATGTCCGACGGAGCCAACACGCCCTACAACTGGGCGGCGGTCGTGGTGGAGATCGTGCTGGCGGCAATGCCGCTCGCCTTCGCCTTCGGCTTTTTGCCCTGA